Below is a genomic region from Kribbella qitaiheensis.
GCGAAGATGACATCCCGGCCCGGAATTCTTTCCCCGGTTGCGGACCACTGGACCGAGTGGTCCTAAAGGGGACTCGAGCCCGGTGAGAATTCCGTGCCCGGCAGGGTTTCTGGTCGTACTCTGGATCGGTGCCTTCGACATCGGATCTGGCCTCTACCCTCGATCACGATCAGGCCGTAGGACGGCTGCGAGCGTCCTACCAGCGCATCCCGGCGGGGCAACCCGTCCGGCTGGCCAAGCGCAGCTCCAACCTGTTCCGTCCCCGAACGGCGGTCGAGACACCAGGGCTCGACGTCTCCGGCCTGACCGGCGTGATCAGCGTCGATCCGGTCGGGCGCACCGCCGACGTACAGGGCATGTGCACCTACGAGGACCTGGTCGCCGCGACCCTGCCGCACGGACTGATGCCGCTGGTGGTGCCGCAGTTGCGCACGATCACGCTGGGCGGCGCGGTCACCGGCCTCGGGATCGAGTCGACGTCGTTCCGCAACGGCCTGCCGCACGAGTCCGTGCTCGAGCTCGACATCCTCACCGGCTCCGGCGAGCTCGTCACCGCCCGGCCCGAGGGTGAGCACGCCGCCCTGTTCCGGACCTTCCCGAACTCGTACGGCTCGCTCGGCTACGCGACCCGGCTGCGGATCGAGCTCGAGCTGATCTCCCCCTACGTCGCGCTCCGGCATGTCCGGCTCGGTCTCGACGAGCTCGGGCCCGCGATCGAGTCGATCGTTGCCTCCGGCACGTACGACGACCAGCCGGTGCACTTCGTCGACGGCGTCGCCTTCACCCCGGACGAGGCCTATCTCACCCTCGGGCGGAACAGCGACGCCGCAGTACGGACGAGTGACTACACCGGTCAGGAGATCTTCTACAAGTCGATCCAGCAACGATCGACCGACTTCCTCACCGCCGAGGACTACCTGTGGCGCTGGGACACCGACTGGTTCTGGTGCTCGGCCGCCTTCGGTGCCCAGAACCCTTACGTACGGCGGATCTGGCCGCGCCGGCTGCGGCGCAGCGACGTCTACCACAAGATCATCGGGTTCGAGAACCGTCATCAAGTTGCCGCCCGCATCAATCGGCGACGCGGCAACGCCGACCGCGAGCGCGTCGTACAGGATGTCGAGATCCCGGCTTCGCAACTGGCCGGGTTCCTGCGCTGGTTCGATGCCGAGGTGGGGATGCGGCCGGTCTGGCTGTGCCCGCTGCGCTTGCGCGGCGATGAGTCGTGGCCGTTGTACCCGCTGAAGCCTGCCGAGACATACGTCAACGT
It encodes:
- a CDS encoding FAD-binding protein: MPSTSDLASTLDHDQAVGRLRASYQRIPAGQPVRLAKRSSNLFRPRTAVETPGLDVSGLTGVISVDPVGRTADVQGMCTYEDLVAATLPHGLMPLVVPQLRTITLGGAVTGLGIESTSFRNGLPHESVLELDILTGSGELVTARPEGEHAALFRTFPNSYGSLGYATRLRIELELISPYVALRHVRLGLDELGPAIESIVASGTYDDQPVHFVDGVAFTPDEAYLTLGRNSDAAVRTSDYTGQEIFYKSIQQRSTDFLTAEDYLWRWDTDWFWCSAAFGAQNPYVRRIWPRRLRRSDVYHKIIGFENRHQVAARINRRRGNADRERVVQDVEIPASQLAGFLRWFDAEVGMRPVWLCPLRLRGDESWPLYPLKPAETYVNVGFWGTVAIAPGAADGDMNRRIEAAVANFDGHKSLYSDAYYDRDTFNQLYNVPALTEVKDRYDPDARLTGLYEKAVTRR